A genomic stretch from Hemicordylus capensis ecotype Gifberg chromosome 1, rHemCap1.1.pri, whole genome shotgun sequence includes:
- the AKIP1 gene encoding A-kinase-interacting protein 1 isoform X2, producing MAEVYRCCTLCMVTATINTILKLKSDGEDADLNAAFASVAEHMGHISEECEKYYCCVPPFQFKEYEVAHIFRYHSRQASENLLKAFEDEERENGPIVEEPGCTDAESSALISAQKTVNKFQLTPEQKDIYIEVNPGTYTVSAFSHEDKIKQTHLVNIQPGQSINLTFDL from the exons ATGGCTGAAGTCTACAGATGCTGCACTCTTTGTATGGTTACAGCCACCATAAACACTATTTTAAAGCTG AAAAGTGATGGTGAAGATGCAGATTTAAATGCTGCTTTTGCCTCAGTTGCTGAACACATGGGCCATATCTCAGAAGAATGTGAG AAATATTATTGCTGTGTGCCGCCATTTCAGTTCAAAGAGTATGAAGTTGCACACATCTTCAGATACCACAGCAGACAAGCATCTGAAAACCTGCTAAAAGCATTTGAAGATGAG GAAAGAGAAAACGGTCCAATTGTGGAAGAGCCTGGATGTACTGATGCAGAATCATCTGCGTTAATTTCAGCTCAGAAAACAGTTAACAAATTTCAGTTAACACCCGAACAAAAG GATATCTACATTGAAGTTAACCCTGGAACCTATACTGTCTCGGCATTTTCACATGAAGATAAAATCAAACAAACACATCTGGTAAACATTCAGCCAGGACAAAGTATAAATTTGACCTTTGATTTATGA
- the AKIP1 gene encoding A-kinase-interacting protein 1 isoform X1 has protein sequence MESRTISVNHSLMLRTATLAQEVLERAKTRKLNWPAGFQSKTFRKSDGEDADLNAAFASVAEHMGHISEECEKYYCCVPPFQFKEYEVAHIFRYHSRQASENLLKAFEDEERENGPIVEEPGCTDAESSALISAQKTVNKFQLTPEQKDIYIEVNPGTYTVSAFSHEDKIKQTHLVNIQPGQSINLTFDL, from the exons ATGGAGTCCCGTACAATAAGTGTGAACCATAGCCTCATGCTGCGCACAGCAACTCTGGCCCAGGAGGTTCTAGAACGGGCAAAAACCCGGAAACTGAACTGGCCTGCTGGATTCCAAAGCAAGACCTTTCGG AAAAGTGATGGTGAAGATGCAGATTTAAATGCTGCTTTTGCCTCAGTTGCTGAACACATGGGCCATATCTCAGAAGAATGTGAG AAATATTATTGCTGTGTGCCGCCATTTCAGTTCAAAGAGTATGAAGTTGCACACATCTTCAGATACCACAGCAGACAAGCATCTGAAAACCTGCTAAAAGCATTTGAAGATGAG GAAAGAGAAAACGGTCCAATTGTGGAAGAGCCTGGATGTACTGATGCAGAATCATCTGCGTTAATTTCAGCTCAGAAAACAGTTAACAAATTTCAGTTAACACCCGAACAAAAG GATATCTACATTGAAGTTAACCCTGGAACCTATACTGTCTCGGCATTTTCACATGAAGATAAAATCAAACAAACACATCTGGTAAACATTCAGCCAGGACAAAGTATAAATTTGACCTTTGATTTATGA